The Yersinia intermedia genome window below encodes:
- a CDS encoding organic hydroperoxide resistance protein: MSIEKVVYRAKAKATGGRDGRATSSDGVLDVKLGVPKEMGGAGGAVTNPEQLFAAGYSACFLGALKFVAAKEKVKVPDDASIEGTVGIGAIPTGFGIEVQLDISLPGIERHVAEDLVKKAHVVCPYSNATRGNIDVTLNIK; the protein is encoded by the coding sequence ATGTCTATTGAAAAAGTCGTATACCGAGCCAAAGCTAAAGCCACTGGCGGGCGTGATGGTCGGGCAACCTCCTCTGACGGCGTATTAGATGTGAAATTGGGCGTCCCTAAAGAGATGGGCGGGGCGGGTGGTGCTGTGACTAATCCAGAACAGCTATTTGCTGCGGGTTACTCAGCTTGTTTCTTGGGTGCTCTGAAATTTGTGGCAGCAAAAGAAAAGGTGAAAGTGCCTGATGATGCCAGCATTGAAGGTACCGTGGGTATCGGTGCTATTCCAACGGGCTTTGGTATTGAAGTTCAACTCGATATCAGCTTGCCGGGTATCGAGCGTCACGTTGCCGAAGACTTGGTGAAAAAGGCGCATGTTGTCTGCCCATATTCCAATGCCACTCGTGGCAATATCGATGTGACATTAAATATCAAATAA
- a CDS encoding alpha/beta hydrolase — translation MTAIAVKRWIKRIVLVLVVMSVTILAIRIYDTQRGPKLELWHTFVPHDMRAAEIDKASWADYLKAENNLFDEVRINVTEKLEPRNEIPLNRYYSGSSIYPPHFKNDWNRSYILEPEGKPKGAVVLLHGLTDTPYSLRHIAENYRQRGYVAIGIRLPAHGTVPGALTDVEWQDWLAATRLAVREAKALSGADLPLHVVGFSNGGALAMKYTLDSLDDPTLAKPARVILISPMIGVTSFARFAGIAGWPAIFPAFAKAAWLGIVPEFNPFKYNSFPVNAARQSYLLTSVLQQQIARDARNNKMAELPPILTFQSLMDSTVSTRAVVTALYNHLPKNGSEVVLFDLNRAASFGPLLRTSSYTALARLLPPPPRNYSVTVITNVSPQSNETVALTTLAGETNETSVPTGLIYPPDIFSLSHVALPFPMSDSLYGRYPEPRDQYGISLGTFAARGERAVLVVGLDSLMRISSNPFYPYMLQRIDDKIGAPAK, via the coding sequence ATGACTGCCATAGCTGTTAAGCGGTGGATTAAACGGATTGTACTGGTCTTGGTGGTAATGTCAGTTACCATACTGGCGATTCGAATTTACGATACACAACGTGGCCCTAAGCTCGAGCTTTGGCACACTTTTGTTCCTCATGATATGCGTGCGGCTGAGATTGATAAAGCCAGTTGGGCGGATTACCTCAAAGCTGAAAATAACCTTTTCGATGAAGTGCGGATTAATGTTACCGAAAAACTAGAACCAAGAAATGAAATTCCATTAAATCGCTATTACTCTGGTAGCTCGATTTACCCTCCACATTTTAAAAATGACTGGAATCGTTCATATATTCTTGAACCAGAAGGTAAACCTAAAGGTGCGGTGGTATTACTGCATGGTTTAACTGATACCCCTTATAGCCTGCGTCATATTGCTGAAAATTATCGTCAGCGTGGATATGTTGCTATTGGTATTCGTCTGCCCGCTCACGGAACAGTCCCTGGGGCACTGACTGATGTTGAATGGCAGGATTGGTTGGCGGCAACGCGCTTAGCCGTGCGTGAAGCTAAGGCACTGAGTGGCGCTGATTTACCGCTACACGTAGTTGGCTTCTCCAACGGCGGTGCGTTGGCAATGAAATATACGCTGGATTCACTGGATGATCCTACACTGGCGAAACCGGCGCGGGTTATCTTGATCTCCCCGATGATTGGCGTAACCAGTTTTGCGCGCTTTGCCGGTATTGCTGGTTGGCCCGCTATTTTCCCGGCTTTTGCTAAAGCCGCTTGGTTGGGGATTGTGCCGGAGTTTAATCCTTTCAAATATAACTCGTTCCCAGTGAATGCTGCCCGCCAGTCGTATTTACTGACATCTGTGCTGCAACAGCAAATTGCTCGTGATGCCAGAAATAATAAGATGGCGGAGTTGCCACCAATTCTGACCTTCCAGTCGTTAATGGATTCAACGGTCAGTACTCGTGCGGTCGTTACTGCTCTTTATAACCACTTGCCAAAGAATGGCAGTGAAGTGGTGCTGTTTGACTTGAACCGTGCCGCCAGTTTCGGCCCGTTATTGAGAACATCGTCTTATACTGCTCTGGCGCGTTTGTTACCTCCGCCACCGCGTAATTACAGCGTAACGGTGATTACTAACGTTTCGCCGCAAAGTAATGAAACCGTGGCACTGACTACCTTGGCGGGTGAGACTAACGAGACTTCAGTACCCACTGGTTTGATTTACCCACCGGACATCTTCTCGTTGTCCCATGTGGCATTACCATTCCCAATGAGTGATTCGCTGTATGGTCGCTATCCAGAACCGCGTGACCAATACGGTATTAGCCTGGGGACGTTTGCCGCTCGTGGTGAGCGTGCCGTACTGGTTGTTGGGTTAGATTCACTGATGCGTATTTCATCAAATCCATTCTATCCGTATATGTTGCAGCGGATAGACGACAAGATAGGCGCGCCAGCGAAATAA
- a CDS encoding DUF1003 domain-containing protein: MKKTEPVTEQSPLQTRKVDYLRFHRAYEHLSTPFGNSWFAQKAEAFARFFGTPIFLGAQTLIVVIWISLNVMGIVKFDIYPFILLNLAFSLQAAYAAPLILLAQTRQAERDKANALADAQHREALAIANEERQKMAAQNADQMLELLRQNTELTALTNQLTTRLETMAVELHQKLVINLLARPPQS; encoded by the coding sequence ATGAAAAAAACCGAACCCGTGACCGAACAGTCGCCACTACAAACACGTAAAGTCGACTATCTTCGCTTCCATCGCGCTTATGAACACTTATCAACCCCTTTCGGTAACAGTTGGTTTGCCCAGAAAGCAGAGGCTTTTGCACGTTTTTTCGGCACGCCAATCTTCCTTGGTGCACAAACACTCATTGTGGTGATCTGGATTAGCCTGAATGTGATGGGTATAGTCAAATTTGATATTTACCCGTTTATTTTGCTGAACCTGGCTTTTAGCTTACAGGCAGCCTACGCGGCACCCCTTATTTTATTGGCACAAACCCGTCAGGCAGAGCGCGATAAAGCGAATGCGCTAGCCGATGCACAACATCGTGAAGCATTAGCCATTGCGAATGAAGAAAGGCAAAAAATGGCTGCGCAAAATGCGGATCAAATGCTGGAGTTACTGCGGCAGAATACAGAACTCACCGCCTTGACCAATCAATTAACCACTCGCCTCGAAACGATGGCGGTAGAATTACACCAAAAGTTGGTGATCAATTTACTGGCACGCCCCCCACAGAGCTAA